Genomic segment of Paenibacillus sp. FSL R5-0912:
GGATATTCGGCGGCTTATCAGCTGCGTTCCACAAGTAAGGCCGCATTTTTTCCCGGTCAGCGGGGAATGCGGCTTTTTTTGTTATAATCATTGCCGCAGGATAAAACTGTTTGTGACACCTCTCCGTCTAATTCATGTAAAAGTGATGGAGAGGAGAGGGAGAGATGACGATGTCCGGGGCAGAGATGAAACGGGTTGCTGCCGCTGTGCCGCATGAAGAGATGGATTTTGTTAAGGCGGTTATGGAGCACAGCAATCAGCTGTATCATATTGCATACAGTTATCTGGGCAACCGCAACGATGCGCTGGAAGCCTTGCAGGAAACAACCTGCCGGGCCTGGATGAAACGAAGAACCCTGAAAGATCCCCAGGCCTTCAAATCCTGGCTGATACGGATATTAATCTATGTCTGCATTGACGAACAGCGGAGAAGGAAGAGGGCGGTCACAACCGCAGCGGAGAACATGATTGAGCCGGTCATTCATAACAGCACTCATACTATGGAGATGCAGTGGGCACTCTCGCAGGTGAAGCTGAAATACCGTCATGTGCTGCTGCTCAAATATTACAATGATATGACCTTGGCTGAAATCGCCGTCCTGCTTAAGAAGCCGGAAGGGACAGTCAAAACCTGGCAGCACAAAGGATTAAAGCAGCTTAGGATGATTATGAAGAACCGGGGTGAATGGAATGAACAGTAGCAGGGAAGAACGGGCGATGTTGTCTGATGCGGTCCGTATGCACGAGGCAGCTGAAGCGGACGCCGGAGGCAATGCGGTCAGAATGGCAGTTCAGGCGGGAATGGAGAGCGGACGCAGAAGAAGCTGGCAGAGCAGATTCACCAAAGGTTCTTTCATCGGTCTGGCTGCCGCTGCGGTTGCCGCAATGATCCTATTTTTCATTCCAGTAATCCACGATTCTGCATCGCATACTTCCGCGCCTCCTGGAGCAGTGAATTGGGGAGAGCTGGAAAAGTTTAAACGGCTCTATTCTTTTGATATGGAGGCAGCGACTCTGGATTCAGCTATCCGGCATAATTATATCCAGATGATTAATCATAGTGCCGCTAGCGGAGATTACAAGATCACATTGAATGCCGTTACAGCGGATGAGAATCGGATTATCTTTTTGTATACTGCAGAAGTGGCTGAAGGCCAGGAGGTCTATGGTACCAGCAGTGCACGAATGAAGGATCTATCGACAGGACAATATTTGGAGAACGGTGGCGGAATCGGAGGCAATAGGGCGGCTTCTGGCCTGCTCAATAACCGTATTTACTACGGCCTAAGCATTATTAATCTGGACCGGAACAAGCCGTTCCCGGAGCAGCTGGAAGCGGATTTCCAGATCGCCTCTGTAGACACCGGCAAGCTTGGTCAGCCGAAGACAGGGACAATTGTAGCCGACATGCATTATTCTCCCAGACTCAAGGTCAGCTTCAAGCTGGACCCGAAATTCAAAGAGCAGCAAACTGTCATTGTTCAGCCGGATGAAGACTTCGTCCTGGACGGGATCGAAGTGACACTGGAGAAGGTTGAAATCTCACCCCTTCTGATCCGGACGATGATTAAAATTAAGAATGAGTCAGATATTACCTGGCAGAACAGGCAAAATATATTTGAAGTTGTATACGGGAATGAAATTCAGTCGATTACAAAATATGGAATTGTCCATCTAGGAATGACGCTGGGATCCGGGACTTATGAGGGGTTTGAACGGAGATACGGCAGCAATCTGCTGGATCAGCCCAAGTCCCTGAATATGATTCTGAAGACAGGTACGGGGAAGAATGCCAAGGAAATTAACGTGCCCATTCTGCCGTAAAATATGATGAGAGCAGGCTGACCGCCGGTATTTTCAGCGCGTCAGCCTTTGTGCTGTGTCACCTGTGCAGTGTGTAACTATTAAGGTTAACACTTATTCAATCCGGTTATTGAATCTGAAGGCAAGCAGGTACCCGTCGAAGGTCTCTCCGGTGCACTCTGTATATTGACCCTGCGTATAGCGGGAGACCGTCTTCCGCCAGAATTTCTGTCCGGTTAGATTCTTCACCGCCGGATTGGTAAATAGCTCCCATTCGCCCCGGAACCGTCCAAACAGCTCCACAGCCGCTTGCTCCGCGATACCAATTCCCCTGAAGGGCTGCAGCAGAAAAAAGTCATTCACGAAATAATTCACCCCCTGCGCGCAGTGCGGCGGAGTGGCAATCAGTGCGAAACCAGCCGGCAGTGAATTCACCATGATCAGAAAAGGGTAGAGAATCCCGGGTTTCTCCCACCAGATATTCTGCACTTCATACTGGTCCGCCAGTGTGCGGCATTCGTCAGCATCCTCAAATATACCGTGCCGGTTAGGGGTATGCCCTAAGAGGGCAAGGCCTACGGGAAACGCTCTTAAACCGGGCTAATTCAGAATGCCTTCTCTGGACAGAAAACTTGATATTAAGCGGTATGCTGTGCCAATGACCTCGTGGCTATGGGGGCAATTATGGAATTAGGCCGTAAGGGGATAAAGTTGCCTGACGATCTCTCGGTGATTGGCTATGATGATGCTTTTTTACCGCATATACGAAGCGCCGCTTACCACCATACGTCACCGGTAGGAAGAAATTGGAATGCTTGCCGCTGAATTGCTGATTGAAATGATGAATGGCGGAGCCGGAAGAAGTCTGCGGCTTGATCCAGAACTTTTCAGACGGGATATAGTTATTTGTGTGAATTTATATTTAAATGAAAAAAAGGCCATGCAGCTGTTATATCAGTGCATGGTCTTTCGTTCTGGGCTTACACTTCAATATTGAAGCGAGCCAGTTTCTTTAGTATTTATTTCGTAGAGACCAGGCCAATAAAAGTTACGGGACCAGTCGAAAGCTTGGTTTTGGTTTTACCATCATTGCTGAACCGGTACAAACAATCGTTGTCTCCAGCGTTAATATAATATATACCCGGGATATCGTTTGTAATTACGGAGTAGTCAGATTCTACACCCGCCATCTTGGTCAGTGTTGAATCGGCATTCAGTACATAAGCATCGGTTTTGGTATAAAAAATGGTAGTAAGCGTGGTTCCATTCTTTACGGTTTGGACATTGATAACATTAGTCAGTGCAAGTGCCTTAGAAGAGGCTATTTTGCCATTTGCAAGAGTGCTGATATATGCTTTGCCTTTGGAATCCACATATGCCAGTTTGGTATTGCTTAACTCGCTGATGCTTAGGACACTATTCTGGCTCAGTTGAAGGATTTTTCCGTTTTTGTCAATCAGGAAGCCTTTGCCAGTAGTGAAGTTGTTCTCTCCATTTGCATCAAGTTTAATCCCTTTGTTAAACAGGAAGTAATTATTGGACCAGGTGCCCGCGTACACTTCATTTGAATCCAGCGGACTTTTGGCATTGGCTGCTTTGGGAGCCCCTCCGCTTAAGGGAAGCGTGTAGAGCACCTTAGAATTAAGGGAATATTCTGTTTCACCAGGAATAGTGTCAATCATCAGGTTAAGGCTGGCACCATACGGGTGGATGAAACTGGCATCCTGAATAGCTCCGCTGGCGATCCATTGAATGGCTCCGCTCCCGTCACTAGGCTTAGAAGCTACCCAGGTAGTGGTTGTATCCTTCAAGGCATTATAGTAGATTCGTCCATTCAGGACGTCGAAGCACTGGAAGTTCGCATCTGCATTGTCTGCGACCCGCGTAAGCTGGGTATCATCTTCAGCATTGGCTGAAGTCCGGTAGATGCTGCCCGTGTCATCCATGAAGTACAGGAAGTCGCCATCGATCAAGAAATAGACAATATTGCGATCTCCGCTAAAATTGGTGATTAAGGCATCGGGATCAGTTAAAGATAGGCGCTGTATACCCATGGAGCTTTCATAGTAAAAATAGAGATATTTACCTGTCGACATTAATCCGTTGCCATCGAAATTCTCGGCGATTTTCTGTGTTTCACTTCCGTCTGTCGTTACACGGTATAGAACTTCATTGGATACATAATACACATATGCTTTACCTGCTGCCGCTGAAGCCGTTTGTGTCCGGCTGGCGCCTGCTGTACCGATGGTAACCAGTAACAGTGCAAGTAGAATGCAACCTAGTTTTTTGGATAATAACTTTAAAGCGTTCATGTGAAGTCTCCTCTTTGGCAGATGTGGTATACAGTAAATACTGTCCTAATAAGATATCGGAGAGATTCACAATATGTAATATAAATCTAAAGAACCAATTATTAACTGAAACATAAAAGTTATCAAGGAAGTTGCTAGGGGATTCTGCGTTCTTATGTATGGTGAAAGGCGGTAATCCTACGGGGAGGAAAGGAAATATAGTCTGACGAGTGATGGAAAGAGTCCCAAGACTTGCACGAATGAGAAAATGTAACCGAACCGCATTATACGAGAAGTATAAGTGGAAGCACATGGCAGCGGACTGGGCCAGGGGGCGGCGATCGGGCTGGCCAAAAAGGGACATAAGGTGATCGCTTCCGTAGATACGATCTCACAAATGTTCCCCTTGCGGGAGGCGGTAGAGAGGTGGCAGAGAGGCGGAGGGCGTTGAGCTTGAGGTGGTGAAGCTCGATGTGAACAATAAGCGGGACCACAGCCAGCTGGAAACCTATGATTTTGATATCTATGTAACCAACGCCGGTATCGGCGAAGCCGGACCGGTTGCAGAAATTCTGCTGGAGAATGTCCGCCGGATTATTGAGACTAATGTATTCAGTTCACTGGAGATGACTCAGACGAGCATCGAAGCCAAACATCATCCGTTCCAGAAGGTCTATCCCGAGGCGGCTGAGCTGCTGGTGAAGGAGAATGAGCGGAAAATTTGGGATGAGAAAATATAAATTTGTAGTGAATACAGGGAAGCGGGGACCGGCGCATAGCTGATCCCCGCTTTTTTTGCGTGTGGTAGGTACGCTATCGAAAATTATGCTAGTGACTGCATATTATAAAGAATCTGTTCCTATATAGGCCTCAAGCAGTTCCCTTGAGGTTTTGCCCACCAGCAGGTTGCCGTCACTGGTCCATTTCAGCAGACGTCCCCTCTCCAGCTTCACGGCTTGCCGGGTCTTCTGATTAAGCAGCCAGATATCCGAATTCATACCTTGAACCGCATAATACACGGGCTGGTCTCCAGGCTCGGGGAGGAAGTGCAGCTCCTCCGGGAATTTCACCTTTCCGGCGGATTCCTCGAAGAGAAGCAGCAGGCCAGCGGGAAGTGAAGGCTTCTCCAAGAACTCAGTTACCCCAGTATCGGTATGAACCAGATTCACTCCACCGTTACCATATTGCTCATATCCGCTGACCGGAACTGTGAGGATACCGGGATCTTTCCAGGCCATCGGATAAATAAACAGAAATCCGTCACTGTGGCTTTGGACGCTGGCCCTCGGTTTGCTGAAGACTTCTTCGCCCTTACGGTTCAGCACAATCAAATCGGCGTCAGGACCTATATACGGCTCAGAGGCAACAAGCAGGGCAGCCTGGCTGTTATCCGGAGATGCGGTGAGGCCATATACCGGCCGCTTGGCAGTATACAGCTTTTTGGCTTCTCCGGTTGTAATATTCACCAGGTATAAAGTGCGGTTTCCTTTGACAGCGAAAATCTCATCATTCAGCAGCCGGTCGGCATAGAGCACATCATTGCCGTAGTCATTGCCGTAGGGAGGTTCCTCACCGGACCATTGCGGTGCCGGCCAGGATGTTATGCTTCCGTCCTCCGCCAGAAGCTCTGGCTGCTCACTGCCGATGTGGTAGATAAGCAGTTGCTGCTGTTCGTTCAGTCCGGTCCTTACCGGTTGAAACAAGTTAATGGCTGCTGAAGCCCATTCTCTTATAACCTCTCCCTGTTTGCTGACGAGCCGGACACCCCGGAAGGAATCTGCCGGATCCGGTATAGCCTCCGCACCAGGGGCTACGGTAACTCCAGGAGCAGACGGGGAAACGGCAGGTTCAGGTGTGCTTGTGGCCACCGTTCCTGTGAATCCTGGAGCAGCGGATGAGGAAGAAGACTTAGGGGGACCAGCCTGCACTGAACTGCAGCCGCCGAGTGCAGCAATGGTTACAAGCAATAGCAAGAATAGCCTAATACTGCGGTTCATAGATTCACATCCATTTCCTATTATTGGGATAATGAATCCCTATTATTAGGAATAGACGCGGAAATCATTGTGAAGTTGCAGCCGAGAGAGGCAACTCGAAGCTCCAGTCGGCGTCATTGAAGAGCTTGTCTGTGACTGTACGGATTAGCGTCAGCTCCTTCGGAATGGATTTCATACCGTCAACAATCAGATACACAAGATCAGAGTTCCCACTACTCTGGCCAAAGGTAACGAGATCCCCCTCCCGGTAGGAACCCCAGCGGATTACATCATACTCGGTGCCATTGCCGTCCCGGGCTATCCATTTGTCCATATCGAATTCATTGCTGAATTTGCCGCTGACAGCCATCCAGGCCGACAGACCCGGCAAGGTCTGAGTCTCAGTGATCTTTATATTATTCACATTCAAGATATCGCCCTCTGCTGCAAAGACAGCAGGCTTTGTCTTCAGCAGCGCCGGATTGAACGTTAATGAATCATCCGATTCAACAGGGATGGAGAAGCCGTCGAGTACGAAATAAATCGGCTCGCTGAGATATGGAAGTTCCGTTAAATGATAACTCCAGTTCAATTGGAGATCATGACCGACGTTGTACATCTCAGACATTCCGCCATATTTAGTATTAATGAGCGATCCTACGATTTGACCTTTGGCATTCTCGAAATGATACCTGACACCCAGATTAATCCTGCGGTTCTCCGGAACTTGGGAGGCCAGCTTATCCTTAAGCAGGGTACTGAATTCAATTTTGGCACCGGCAGGAGAATGCGTGATGCCTTTCATCAGAATTTCCAGCCCTTCAGGTGTGGTGTAGCTGTATTTACTCAAATCAGAGTTCACTGTCAGAGCGTTGGCGGTTGTCATGTCTGCAGCATAACTGAAGCTCCAATTCCCCGAAATCCTATCATTGGTCTTGTAGTCCAGCATCAGCTCATGAACCTTCCCTTCAATGAATACGGTATCCCCGGGCTGTTCTCCTTTGAAATAATAGGTTAATAACAGATATTCAATCCTGAACTTATCGGGGCCGAGCTTAGTACTCATATGATTGATGACCTGCAGGTCTCCAATTTCTAGCCCTTCCTCGTTACGGAGCTGCAGCTGGGTGATATCAAACATACTCATCATTTCTTCATCTGGCTGACCTTTGGCATCGGTAATTCTCAGATTCAGAATCATCCGGTTCGGGTCGGCAACAACCTCTTGAAGCGTCAGCGTATAGCCCTGATCCGTGACCTCAATATCAGGCAGCTTCACTACCCCGGCTTTCTTGGCTTCCAGCAGGTGATGGTCACTCCACTCGGAAGGCAGTATGAGCAGCCGCTGGGATTTGGCGGATTGGATCTGCTGTAGAGCAGATAAGTCCGGGAGCAGGAACAGCAGGACCGCCAGCGCAATGGCAGCTGTACCCAAGCCTGCCCATAGTACATTATGCCGGAACCTTCTGCGGCCGGGATTGCTGGTATAGCCAGCCATGGACCCGCTTGATGCAGGCAAAATCTCCGTCTGGCGGATTTGCTCCATAACACGCCCCGTGAAATCCTCATCCATCTGATGATCTTCATAACCGGACAGAGACATCAGCATAACCTCATCTGCCACATTATCGTGTGTGCGGTAATCCGATTTTTTCATTGGAATCCTCCTTCGGTTTCGGCCATTGTTTTTTGAGCTTTAAGCGGGCGCGGTGCAGACGGTTCTTCACCTGATGCAAGGTCATTCCCGTGATGGCGGAAATTTCCTCATAGGTCAATTCATTGGTATAACGCAGCAGCAGCACGATCCGGTAGCGTTCCGGAAGCCGGGCCAGCTTTTTTTGCAGCTCCAGCTTGTTTTCCTTGATCATATACCGCTCTTCAGGTGTCGGGGCCTGATCCCTCTCTTCCAGAATGGAGCCTCCCGAGAAAGAGAATGCCTTGCGCCGCTTCTGTGATCTGAACCGGTTGATGGCAATGGCGTAGAGCCAGGCGGCGAAGCTGGACTGCTCATTATGGCTGCGCAGCTTCTGATAGGCCTGAATGAAAGTCTCCTGCGCCAGATCCTGCGCATCCTGATGGCTCGCACCGAGACCCAGCAGCAGACGGTATAAACCGGATTTATACTGGTCAACCAGTATAGCAAAAGCCTCACGATTTCCGGCCAGCACCTCGGCAATTATGATTTCGGCATTGTCTTGTTCCTTCATCTATTGCCTCCAAATGGACGTATTTACTTATAAGACGCGCAGACGGTCCGATCTTTCTCACTTTTAGCGCAAATATTTCGTATCCGGTTCTGATCTTAGGCAGCAGTTTCTGAGAAGCAGGCTGTAAGGAACAAATTGAAAGCTGTCCGAAGACTGCCCTGAAGGAATTTATTTAATGAACAGGTTCAATCCGATCCTGCAGTTAATGGGATAAACAATAGATAAGAATGGCCTGCTGCAGATAGATCAGACTTTTCTTGAATCCGAATCCGGCAAAATAAGGTGAAGCAATCGCATCTTCACTTACTTCCTCATTGCGGAAGAAGGGCGGGCAAGGATTTAAGATTGCCTCCGGTTTGGCACATCTCATCCGCTCAAGGGTAATTTGGTAGGCACCAAGATACTCCTGCGTCAGACAAGTTACGGGCAACGAATCGGTAAGAATAACGTCGCTCTCCGGCAGAACACTGTCCAGACTGGTGTGAAACGCATAGTTGGTGGTATTTGTTCCCATTTCATTTCCAGGTGTGCATACATGATTAAATGAGAGGTTCAGGGCCTTGGCGGCTTCCATCCAGCTTCTGGATATATTGCCTGCCGGACCTATGAAGGTGTAGGTCAGTTCCCGGTAGTTCTCTCTGATGGAGCGCAGGGCGTACAGGTCAGCCAGAATCTCACAGGGGTGATTGTGCGCAGTCATGGCATTAATCACTGGAATCGAAGCGTGCGCCGACAGCTCTTCCAGCTTGGACAACTCCGGATATCTGGCGATAATACCGTCCCCCCAGTTCTCCAGATAGCGGATCATATCCCCGGGGGATTCCTTCTTATCCAAAGCGTCCGGAGGAAAGGTGATATAGGCTCCGCCCAGGTCCCGGATGCCTTTCTCGAAGCTGATCCGGGTCCGCAGACTGGTATCGGGGAAGAACAGAATCATCGTCTTACCATCAAGTAAAGGCTCCGGGCTTCTGTAACGAAGCTGATCGGTTAGTTCAAATATTTCAAGGATCTGCTCAGCGGTGAGCTGGCCTATATCCAGAAAATGCATTGTGGTATCCTCCTTGACATGGGTATATTCATTACAGTAACTGTATAAATATACATTAATGCGGAAGGATATACAAACCAATTAATGACAAAAAGTTACTGGTGTTGAATGATAGTATTAGAGCTCACGACTTTGACCAAGCGCCCGATATACTGAATGGGGAGGAGGGTATCCTGGGGACTCTTGGAGAAAGCCGAGTTTACGACAATTACCAGATCAAGGTCGGGTACGAGGGTCAAATATTGGCCGGCATAACCCATACCGAAGATGGCCTTGTGCCCGCTGTACTGATTCATCCACCAATGGTAGCCATAATTACCGAAATTCGCATTTCCCTCCGAATGCGGAGAGGTCGATTCCTGGATCCATGCCTCCGATACAATACGTTCACCATTCCATATGCCAAGGTTAAGCACCAATTGGCCAATCTTCGCCAGATCCCTTGGCATCATCTTCAGTCCGAAACCACCTGAATTCGAATCATCAGGTGAACTAGGCCACTCTACGCTATTAATGTCGAGAGGACCCAACAGATATTCCTTGGCAAAATCGAGTTCGGATTTTCCAGTCGTTTTTCTGATAATCGCCGCCAGCAATTGGGAACCGCCAGTATTATAATTCCAAATACTACCTGGAGCGTCATTCATTGATTGGCTAAGTATAAATTGGTTCCAGTCCTTGGTCTCCGTCATAGGTTTGAGCATATAATTCCACTCGGTCCATTCCGGGAAATGCAAGCCACTTGTCATACTGAGCAGATGCTCTATGGTAATAGATTTCTTAGCTGATGAATCGAACGAATCCTTATATTCGGGAAAAAAAGCCTCGATCGGCTCATCAATTCCTTTCAGATAGCCTTTGTCGATAGCTATCCCGATTAAGAGCGAAGTCACGCTCTTAGTGATGGAGTTTACAGCCAGCATAGAATCCGGCATGCCATCCTTGTAATACTCGGAGACGATTGTGCCGTCTCTAACAACAAGCATGGAGAGAACCGCCGATTCCTTGGCTTGTTGCATCACTGCCTCGATTTCCTTGGAATCCATCCCTACCTGCTCTGGAGTGCCGATCGGCCACTCCCCATTAGGCAAGCTAATCACCTTGGAGCTGTTGAGGGATGGCACAGAGGTTGAGGACTTTTCGGAAGAGCAAGCGGAAGTGGTAAGGATCAGACAAACTGCCCCAGCCACCATGGCCAGCTTAGCAAAGCTGAATAATTTGTTCACAGCGTAACACACCCCTTAAGTTTATAAGTCGAACTCCCTTATGGTAGTGTAATGGGCGCGTATCGTCTTCCAATTTCTTGCTAACGAATTAACAAATCTTGCTATAATAAAAAATAAGGCTGAACCTATGAATGGGATAAAGGAAAGGTGGGAAACGGATAGTGGCGGCAAAAGCCTTGGAATTGGAATACCGGTACAGGATCAACCATGTCGTCAACTACATGGAAGAGCATCTTACGGAGTCATTAACCCTTGAAGAATTATCGGACGTGAGTGCCTACTCCCCCTATCACTTTCATCGGGTGTTCAAAACGGTGATGGATGAGAACGTGCACGGGTTTATCCAGCGGATCCGCATCGAGAAGGCAATCAAGCTGTTATTGTTTCATCCAGGTAGAAGCATCACTGAGATCGCTTTGGATTGTGGTCTGCAAACTCAGGCCCATTTTTGCAGAGTATTCCGCAAGCATACCGGGCTCAGCGCTTCTGAATACCGGGACAGATTTCGCCTGCGGACGATCGCCGAACGGTTTAGGGCTAAAGTCACCTTGGAAAAGTCCACCGATCTGTCCTGCAAGCTGGCAGAGCTCCCGATCGAGATTCGGAGCCTCGCTCCGATGAATACGATCTATGCCCGATATAGGGGGACTATCAATGAAGGAAGGATTAATTCGGATATTACAGGGCTCTTTGAGCATGTAACCTCGTGGTTGGCCGCGAGAGAAGCCTTGACTAAAGACAGCTTAACTGTCGGACTCATCCTGGATGACCCTTACATTACACCGGATGGCAGACACAGGTACGATGCTTGCATTACAACGGAGCACCGGATGACACCGACTGGCGATCTAGGCGTCCGGACGATCCCGGGAGGCAAGTACGCCCTAGTGCAGCTGAGAGACAGACCCGATAAGGTGAAAGATTTGCTCCACTTAGTCTCCACCGAGTGGCTTCCTCTAAGCCCGTATGTATGGGACGTCTCACGACCAGCCCTGGAAATTTTCTTATCCAACTCGCTTGACCATAAGGCAGGACAGTGGAAAATGGAATTTGGCATCCCTGTTAAACTAAACGAAGCCGGCTTCTGAGGTAACACGTAATAACGGTATTCCGTATGTCTGTGAACACTAGGATATAACGTTATCTATGGAAACAGCGACAGTCAAGGACGCTATTTTTCTGTCCTAAGCTGCCGCTGTTTTGATTTTAGAGCTCAGTCCAATCCATTACTTTATGCTGACAACAGTAGTGCTCAGTAGTGCTATAACCCCAGCGTACTGCCTTTTTCCAGCCGCCGGATCTGCTGTTCTCCGTTATCCGCCAGTTCCCGGAACTGGTTGATCGTCTCCCGCATCTTGGGGAGGGCTT
This window contains:
- a CDS encoding serine hydrolase domain-containing protein; translation: MNKLFSFAKLAMVAGAVCLILTTSACSSEKSSTSVPSLNSSKVISLPNGEWPIGTPEQVGMDSKEIEAVMQQAKESAVLSMLVVRDGTIVSEYYKDGMPDSMLAVNSITKSVTSLLIGIAIDKGYLKGIDEPIEAFFPEYKDSFDSSAKKSITIEHLLSMTSGLHFPEWTEWNYMLKPMTETKDWNQFILSQSMNDAPGSIWNYNTGGSQLLAAIIRKTTGKSELDFAKEYLLGPLDINSVEWPSSPDDSNSGGFGLKMMPRDLAKIGQLVLNLGIWNGERIVSEAWIQESTSPHSEGNANFGNYGYHWWMNQYSGHKAIFGMGYAGQYLTLVPDLDLVIVVNSAFSKSPQDTLLPIQYIGRLVKVVSSNTIIQHQ
- a CDS encoding ornithine carbamoyltransferase, with translation MHFLDIGQLTAEQILEIFELTDQLRYRSPEPLLDGKTMILFFPDTSLRTRISFEKGIRDLGGAYITFPPDALDKKESPGDMIRYLENWGDGIIARYPELSKLEELSAHASIPVINAMTAHNHPCEILADLYALRSIRENYRELTYTFIGPAGNISRSWMEAAKALNLSFNHVCTPGNEMGTNTTNYAFHTSLDSVLPESDVILTDSLPVTCLTQEYLGAYQITLERMRCAKPEAILNPCPPFFRNEEVSEDAIASPYFAGFGFKKSLIYLQQAILIYCLSH
- a CDS encoding SDR family NAD(P)-dependent oxidoreductase, producing the protein MNNKRDHSQLETYDFDIYVTNAGIGEAGPVAEILLENVRRIIETNVFSSLEMTQTSIEAKHHPFQKVYPEAAELLVKENERKIWDEKI
- a CDS encoding sigma-70 family RNA polymerase sigma factor encodes the protein MTMSGAEMKRVAAAVPHEEMDFVKAVMEHSNQLYHIAYSYLGNRNDALEALQETTCRAWMKRRTLKDPQAFKSWLIRILIYVCIDEQRRRKRAVTTAAENMIEPVIHNSTHTMEMQWALSQVKLKYRHVLLLKYYNDMTLAEIAVLLKKPEGTVKTWQHKGLKQLRMIMKNRGEWNEQ
- a CDS encoding AraC family transcriptional regulator gives rise to the protein MAAKALELEYRYRINHVVNYMEEHLTESLTLEELSDVSAYSPYHFHRVFKTVMDENVHGFIQRIRIEKAIKLLLFHPGRSITEIALDCGLQTQAHFCRVFRKHTGLSASEYRDRFRLRTIAERFRAKVTLEKSTDLSCKLAELPIEIRSLAPMNTIYARYRGTINEGRINSDITGLFEHVTSWLAAREALTKDSLTVGLILDDPYITPDGRHRYDACITTEHRMTPTGDLGVRTIPGGKYALVQLRDRPDKVKDLLHLVSTEWLPLSPYVWDVSRPALEIFLSNSLDHKAGQWKMEFGIPVKLNEAGF
- a CDS encoding DUF4179 domain-containing protein encodes the protein MNSSREERAMLSDAVRMHEAAEADAGGNAVRMAVQAGMESGRRRSWQSRFTKGSFIGLAAAAVAAMILFFIPVIHDSASHTSAPPGAVNWGELEKFKRLYSFDMEAATLDSAIRHNYIQMINHSAASGDYKITLNAVTADENRIIFLYTAEVAEGQEVYGTSSARMKDLSTGQYLENGGGIGGNRAASGLLNNRIYYGLSIINLDRNKPFPEQLEADFQIASVDTGKLGQPKTGTIVADMHYSPRLKVSFKLDPKFKEQQTVIVQPDEDFVLDGIEVTLEKVEISPLLIRTMIKIKNESDITWQNRQNIFEVVYGNEIQSITKYGIVHLGMTLGSGTYEGFERRYGSNLLDQPKSLNMILKTGTGKNAKEINVPILP
- a CDS encoding RNA polymerase sigma factor; translated protein: MKEQDNAEIIIAEVLAGNREAFAILVDQYKSGLYRLLLGLGASHQDAQDLAQETFIQAYQKLRSHNEQSSFAAWLYAIAINRFRSQKRRKAFSFSGGSILEERDQAPTPEERYMIKENKLELQKKLARLPERYRIVLLLRYTNELTYEEISAITGMTLHQVKNRLHRARLKLKKQWPKPKEDSNEKIGLPHTR
- a CDS encoding DUF5050 domain-containing protein; this encodes MNALKLLSKKLGCILLALLLVTIGTAGASRTQTASAAAGKAYVYYVSNEVLYRVTTDGSETQKIAENFDGNGLMSTGKYLYFYYESSMGIQRLSLTDPDALITNFSGDRNIVYFLIDGDFLYFMDDTGSIYRTSANAEDDTQLTRVADNADANFQCFDVLNGRIYYNALKDTTTTWVASKPSDGSGAIQWIASGAIQDASFIHPYGASLNLMIDTIPGETEYSLNSKVLYTLPLSGGAPKAANAKSPLDSNEVYAGTWSNNYFLFNKGIKLDANGENNFTTGKGFLIDKNGKILQLSQNSVLSISELSNTKLAYVDSKGKAYISTLANGKIASSKALALTNVINVQTVKNGTTLTTIFYTKTDAYVLNADSTLTKMAGVESDYSVITNDIPGIYYINAGDNDCLYRFSNDGKTKTKLSTGPVTFIGLVSTK
- a CDS encoding DUF4179 domain-containing protein → MKKSDYRTHDNVADEVMLMSLSGYEDHQMDEDFTGRVMEQIRQTEILPASSGSMAGYTSNPGRRRFRHNVLWAGLGTAAIALAVLLFLLPDLSALQQIQSAKSQRLLILPSEWSDHHLLEAKKAGVVKLPDIEVTDQGYTLTLQEVVADPNRMILNLRITDAKGQPDEEMMSMFDITQLQLRNEEGLEIGDLQVINHMSTKLGPDKFRIEYLLLTYYFKGEQPGDTVFIEGKVHELMLDYKTNDRISGNWSFSYAADMTTANALTVNSDLSKYSYTTPEGLEILMKGITHSPAGAKIEFSTLLKDKLASQVPENRRINLGVRYHFENAKGQIVGSLINTKYGGMSEMYNVGHDLQLNWSYHLTELPYLSEPIYFVLDGFSIPVESDDSLTFNPALLKTKPAVFAAEGDILNVNNIKITETQTLPGLSAWMAVSGKFSNEFDMDKWIARDGNGTEYDVIRWGSYREGDLVTFGQSSGNSDLVYLIVDGMKSIPKELTLIRTVTDKLFNDADWSFELPLSAATSQ